A region of Massilia sp. WG5 DNA encodes the following proteins:
- a CDS encoding RES family NAD+ phosphorylase gives MARVQPRLTALRQFDTVRLIPSRFADAEDSVLAPLAENDAVLRDLFDLDNATNDRLRGESGLLPGIGMDELVFGVPNFRMINAAYTYARPEGSRFNDAERGAWYCAFELETALAEVSFHKTVEYQEIGCFDDSVSYQALLADFTASFHDLRGNDAWTACLDPDSYIASQRLAAELLDAGSMGIIYPSVRRPDGNNLACFRPALVGNVRKGQAYRLTWAGSPTPTVDAI, from the coding sequence ATGGCCAGGGTGCAGCCCCGGCTGACGGCGCTGCGCCAGTTCGACACCGTGCGCCTGATTCCGTCCCGCTTCGCCGATGCCGAAGACTCGGTGCTGGCGCCGCTGGCGGAAAACGATGCCGTGCTGCGCGACCTGTTCGACCTCGACAACGCCACCAATGACCGCCTGCGCGGCGAGTCCGGCCTGCTGCCCGGCATCGGCATGGACGAACTGGTGTTCGGCGTACCGAATTTCCGCATGATCAATGCCGCCTACACCTATGCGCGCCCGGAAGGCAGCCGCTTCAACGACGCCGAGCGCGGCGCCTGGTACTGCGCCTTCGAACTCGAGACCGCGCTGGCCGAGGTCAGCTTCCACAAGACCGTCGAGTACCAGGAAATCGGCTGCTTCGACGACAGCGTCAGCTACCAGGCGCTGCTGGCCGACTTCACCGCCAGCTTCCACGATTTGCGCGGCAATGACGCGTGGACCGCCTGCCTCGACCCCGACAGCTACATCGCCTCGCAGCGCCTGGCGGCCGAACTGCTGGACGCGGGCTCGATGGGCATCATCTACCCCAGCGTACGCCGACCGGACGGCAACAACCTGGCCTGCTTCCGCCCCGCGCTGGTCGGGAATGTCCGCAAGGGCCAGGCGTATCGGTTAACATGGGCGGGCTCGCCGACGCCCACCGTCGACGCCATCTGA
- a CDS encoding antitoxin Xre/MbcA/ParS toxin-binding domain-containing protein yields MSLAYAYPKSRFEPAVLVDLNDRAERERLSRSALLGFFQLAGAWQVRDDDARELLGGVSSSAFYEWKKNPDRVLEVDRITRISYLLGIYKALHILYGDKLADEWVHLPNSNPVFNGRSPLAFMLAGGLLAMQTVRRLLDARRGGL; encoded by the coding sequence ATGAGTCTCGCCTACGCCTACCCCAAAAGCCGTTTCGAGCCTGCCGTGCTGGTCGACCTGAACGACAGGGCCGAGCGCGAACGCCTGTCGCGCTCGGCGCTGCTGGGCTTCTTCCAGCTCGCCGGCGCCTGGCAGGTGCGCGACGACGATGCGCGCGAGCTGCTCGGCGGGGTTTCCTCGTCCGCCTTCTACGAGTGGAAGAAGAACCCGGACCGGGTACTGGAAGTCGACCGCATCACGCGCATCTCCTACCTGCTCGGCATCTACAAGGCCTTGCACATCCTGTACGGCGACAAGCTGGCCGACGAATGGGTGCATCTGCCGAACAGCAACCCGGTCTTCAATGGCCGCTCGCCGCTCGCCTTCATGCTGGCCGGCGGCCTGCTCGCCATGCAGACCGTGCGCCGCCTGCTCGACGCCCGCCGCGGAGGGCTGTGA